AGCCGCCAGCAGTATGTGCTGATAACGGGCAGCAGTATTATCTGTAACCTCAATTTTAAAAAGGCCTTCCAATTCCATCAGACAAAGCAGGCCGATATCACTGTTTTATATAAAGAACTTGATAGCCGGCAGGAAGACTTTAAGCATTCCACAATAATCGACTGCGATGATCAAGGCCGGGTAGTCGACATGGCGGTAAACCCGGTCAAGGTTACAAGCAACAAAGTATTTATGAAAATGTGTATCATGTCTAAAGACCTGCTGGTTGATATAATTACCGGCTGTGCCGCGCGCGGCAGCACCGACCTGCTTATGGATGGTCTGGTAAAAAATATCGGCAAGCTGGCAATCTACGGTTATCAATACAAGGGCTTTATGGCCAGAATTCATTCAGTTCCCAGCTACTATCGGCATAGCATGGAGCTTCTAAAACCTGAGAAGTGGCAGGAGTTATTTTTTAAATCAGGACCGGTCTATACTAAAGTAAAAGATGAGGCTCCTGTTAAGTATAAAGAGAGTGCCTGCATCAATAATGCTATGATTGCCAATGGCTGTGTAATCGAGGGTGCCGTAGAAAACAGCATTTTGTTCCGCGGTGTTACAGTCGGACCCGGGGCGTATATAAAAGACAGCATCATTATGCAGAAATGCCAGGTCGGCGCAAACGCCAGGCTGGAGAATGTTATTTGCGACAAAGATGTTGCCATAACG
This DNA window, taken from Veillonellaceae bacterium, encodes the following:
- the glgD gene encoding glucose-1-phosphate adenylyltransferase subunit GlgD, which encodes MENVMGIINLHENEEMLREVTKHRPLAAVPFAGRYRIIDFVLSSMVNSGIHNVGILVSNKYRALMDHLRSGKEWDLARKRDGLFILPPAESQQGKPQSDIDNLFSNLDYIKSSRQQYVLITGSSIICNLNFKKAFQFHQTKQADITVLYKELDSRQEDFKHSTIIDCDDQGRVVDMAVNPVKVTSNKVFMKMCIMSKDLLVDIITGCAARGSTDLLMDGLVKNIGKLAIYGYQYKGFMARIHSVPSYYRHSMELLKPEKWQELFFKSGPVYTKVKDEAPVKYKESACINNAMIANGCVIEGAVENSILFRGVTVGPGAYIKDSIIMQKCQVGANARLENVICDKDVAITDGKWLKGESTYPLVIAKGTVI